A window of Theropithecus gelada isolate Dixy chromosome 14, Tgel_1.0, whole genome shotgun sequence contains these coding sequences:
- the LOC112605662 gene encoding olfactory receptor 5W2 — protein MDWENCSSLTDFFLLGITNNPEMKVTLFTVFLAVYIINLSANLGMIVLIRMDYQLHTPMYFFLSHLSFCDLCYSTAIGPKMLVDLLSKNKSIPFYGCALQFLVFCIFADSECLLLAVMAFDRYKAISNPLHYTVSMSSRVCYLLLTGVYLVGIADALIHTTLAFHLCFCGSNEINHFFCDIPPLLLLSCSDTHVNELVLFTVFGFIELSTISGVLISYCYIILSVLEIHSAEGRFKAFSTCTSHLFAVAIFQGTLLFMYFRPSSSYSLDQDKMTSLFYTLVVPTLNPLIYSLRNKDVKEALKKLKNKILF, from the coding sequence ATGGACTGGGAAAATTGCTCCtcattaactgatttttttctcctgggaATTACCAATAACCCAGAGATGAAAGTGACCCTATTTACTGTATTCTTGGCTGTTTATATCATTAATTTATCAGCAAATCTTGGAATGATAGTTTTAATCAGAATGGATTACCAACTTCACACACCAATGTACTTCTTCCTCAGTCATCTGTCTTTCTGTGATCTCTGCTATTCTACTGCAATTGGGCCCAAGATGCTGGTAGATCTACTTTCCAAGAACAAGTCAATTCCCTTCTATGGCTGTGCTCTGCAATTCTTGGTCTTCTGTATCTTTGCAGATTCTGAGTGTCTACTGCTGGCAGTGATGGCCTTTGATCGGTACAAGGCCATCAGCAATCCCCTGCACTATACAGTCAGCATGTCTAGCAGAGTGTGCTATCTACTATTGACTGGGGTTTATCTGGTGGGAATAGCAGATGCTTTGATACATACAACATTGGCATTCCACCTATGCTTCTGTGGGTCTAATGAGATTAATCATTTCTTCTGTGATATCCCTCCTCTCTTATTACTCTCTTGCTCAGATACACATGTCAATGAGTTAGTGTTATTCACTGTCTTTGGTTTTATTGAACTGAGTACCATTTCAGGAGTTCTCATTTCTTATTGTTATATCATCCTATCAGTCTTGGAGATCCACTCTGCTGAGGGGAGGTTCAAAGCTTTCTCTACATGCACTTCCCACTTATTTGCGGTTGCAATTTTCCAGGGAACTCTGCTCTTTATGTATTTCCGGCCAAGTTCTTCCTATTCTCTAGATCAAGATAAAATGACCTCATTGTTTTACACCCTTGTGGTTCCCACGTTGAACCCCCTGATTTATAGCCTGCGGAACAAGGATGTGAAAGAGGCcctgaaaaaactgaaaaataaaattttattttaa